A single Pseudomonas sp. MM223 DNA region contains:
- the fecR_7 gene encoding Protein FecR (*Name fecR_7): protein MPSQQPRITPEVARQAANWHMLMLDEAVSPAQRAACSRWRAAAPEHERAWQKALRVQARLGMLPQQLAMGTLNRERRQVMKQMLVLAIVAPLGYVGYRQLVPQAAYATDVGQLKQMTLADGTLLDMNTDTAVDVDFDAQQRLISLRRGEVLVDSGPDTHSTVYRPLRVATGQGLMEALGTRFMVRQREGTTQLAVFQGAVRVTPARGPAHILEAGQQLTFDALGQGALVAAREQDSQWTRGQLVVEEMPLREFLSELGRYRPGWLRCQPDVGQLLISGAFQLENTDEILAALPATLAVHVDYRTRYWVTVSKR from the coding sequence ATGCCCAGCCAACAACCCCGCATCACCCCGGAAGTGGCTCGGCAAGCAGCCAACTGGCACATGCTGATGCTCGATGAAGCTGTCAGCCCGGCCCAGCGCGCAGCCTGCAGCCGCTGGCGCGCGGCGGCACCCGAGCATGAGCGGGCCTGGCAGAAGGCGCTGCGGGTTCAGGCCCGGTTGGGCATGCTGCCGCAGCAACTGGCCATGGGCACCTTGAACCGTGAACGCCGGCAGGTGATGAAGCAGATGCTCGTGCTGGCCATCGTCGCGCCGCTCGGTTATGTGGGCTATCGCCAGCTTGTGCCGCAGGCAGCTTATGCCACTGACGTTGGCCAGCTTAAACAGATGACCTTGGCTGACGGTACGTTGCTGGACATGAACACCGATACCGCCGTGGATGTGGATTTCGACGCGCAGCAACGGCTGATCAGCCTGCGCCGTGGCGAGGTGCTGGTCGACAGCGGGCCGGATACCCACAGCACCGTTTACCGGCCACTGCGCGTTGCTACCGGGCAAGGCCTGATGGAGGCTCTGGGTACGCGTTTCATGGTCCGCCAGCGCGAAGGCACGACACAACTTGCCGTGTTCCAGGGGGCGGTAAGGGTGACGCCTGCCCGTGGCCCAGCGCACATCCTTGAGGCCGGCCAGCAGCTGACTTTTGATGCCTTGGGGCAGGGTGCCTTGGTCGCAGCCCGTGAACAAGACAGCCAGTGGACCCGTGGCCAACTGGTGGTCGAGGAGATGCCCTTGCGCGAATTTCTCAGCGAGCTGGGGCGCTACCGGCCGGGCTGGTTGCGCTGTCAGCCCGATGTCGGGCAGCTGCTGATCAGCGGCGCCTTCCAGCTGGAAAACACCGATGAAATCCTGGCTGCGCTACCTGCCACGTTGGCAGTGCACGTGGACTACCGCACCCGCTACTGGGTTACCGTCAGCAAACGTTAA
- the fptA_1 gene encoding Fe(3+)-pyochelin receptor (*Name fptA_1), whose protein sequence is MCSTPTSSAFDDPGNGRDYKRDYSPNSQRQYGLYGSLRLQLAEPLHLIVGARAQRFHFWQTYTNNLVSPASISSPEQRIGTKVTPFGGLVYDLDDQWSAYASYSEIYKPQSSRISGPAETGSPLEPMTGKTYETGLKGELFNGALNASVALYYTTRENEAVQDPSFPSTSAGFSGSCCYVSNGKVVSKGVDMELSGELLPDWMLVGGYTFNLNRNRSADTPLSTVMPKHLFKLYTTYRLPGMFSDFKVGGGVQVQSATYTSGTVNRYDSNGALAERNVPFDFDQSGYAIWNALVDYRVDDHWNVTLNGNNLFDKKYYATVGTSTYGNFYGEPRNFMVTLRGTY, encoded by the coding sequence ATGTGTTCGACCCCGACGAGCTCGGCCTTCGACGACCCTGGCAACGGGCGTGACTACAAGCGCGACTACAGCCCCAACTCGCAGCGCCAGTATGGCCTGTACGGCAGCCTGCGCTTGCAACTGGCCGAGCCACTGCACCTGATTGTCGGGGCGCGTGCCCAGCGCTTCCACTTCTGGCAAACCTACACCAACAACCTGGTTTCGCCGGCGAGCATCTCCAGCCCCGAGCAACGCATCGGCACCAAGGTCACACCATTTGGTGGCCTGGTTTACGACCTGGACGATCAATGGTCGGCCTATGCCAGCTACTCGGAAATCTACAAGCCGCAGTCCAGCAGGATCAGCGGCCCGGCAGAAACCGGTTCGCCGCTTGAGCCCATGACCGGCAAGACCTACGAAACCGGCCTCAAGGGTGAACTGTTCAATGGTGCACTCAATGCCAGCGTGGCGCTGTACTACACCACTCGCGAAAACGAAGCGGTGCAAGACCCGAGCTTCCCATCGACCAGCGCCGGCTTCTCCGGCAGTTGCTGCTACGTGTCCAACGGCAAAGTGGTGAGCAAGGGCGTCGACATGGAGCTGTCCGGCGAGCTGTTGCCGGACTGGATGCTGGTGGGCGGCTACACCTTCAACCTCAACCGCAACCGCAGCGCCGACACCCCGCTGAGCACGGTAATGCCCAAGCACCTGTTCAAGCTTTACACCACCTACCGCCTGCCGGGCATGTTCAGCGACTTCAAGGTCGGTGGCGGCGTGCAAGTGCAAAGCGCCACCTACACCTCCGGTACGGTGAACCGCTATGACAGCAATGGCGCACTGGCGGAGCGTAATGTGCCCTTCGATTTCGACCAGAGCGGTTATGCCATCTGGAACGCTTTGGTCGACTACCGCGTCGATGACCACTGGAACGTCACGCTCAACGGCAACAACCTGTTCGACAAGAAGTACTACGCCACCGTGGGTACCTCGACCTATGGCAACTTCTACGGCGAGCCACGCAACTTCATGGTGACCCTGCGTGGCACCTATTGA
- the glnQ_1 gene encoding Glutamine transport ATP-binding protein GlnQ (*Name glnQ_1) — MTASNVAIHLHGASLRHGPVRALDAVSLRIEQGERVAIIGPSGAGKSSLLHLMATATQLTSGRLELLGEQPWALSARARQRLRARVGLVHQAPPLPPRQRVVTAVLAGRLGQWGVLRGLLNLLYPGDVPGARQVLAELGLADKLFVQCGQLSGGQLQRVGIARALYQRPQVLLTDEPVSAMDPVLADHSLALLNRHAQANGVTLVASLHAVELALAHFPRVIGIREGQVVFDCPADAVTKPMLDALYANEQLVSPPTQGPALTVQIPRC, encoded by the coding sequence GTGACCGCGTCGAATGTGGCTATCCATCTGCACGGTGCCAGCCTGCGCCATGGCCCGGTACGCGCGCTTGACGCGGTCAGCCTGCGCATCGAGCAGGGCGAGCGCGTGGCAATCATCGGGCCGTCGGGGGCGGGCAAGTCCAGCTTGCTGCACCTGATGGCTACCGCCACCCAGCTCACCAGCGGGCGCCTGGAACTGCTCGGTGAGCAGCCTTGGGCGTTGTCGGCAAGGGCACGTCAGCGCCTGCGCGCGCGGGTTGGCCTGGTGCATCAGGCACCGCCCTTGCCACCGCGGCAACGGGTAGTGACAGCCGTGCTGGCTGGCCGCCTGGGGCAATGGGGTGTGCTGCGCGGCTTGCTCAACCTGCTGTACCCCGGCGATGTACCAGGGGCGCGCCAGGTTTTGGCCGAGCTAGGCCTGGCCGACAAGCTGTTCGTGCAGTGTGGGCAACTGTCCGGTGGCCAGTTGCAGCGGGTGGGCATTGCCCGGGCGCTGTACCAGCGGCCGCAGGTGCTGCTGACCGACGAGCCGGTGTCGGCCATGGACCCGGTGTTGGCCGACCACAGCCTGGCCTTGCTCAACCGCCATGCCCAGGCCAACGGCGTGACGCTGGTGGCGAGCCTGCATGCCGTAGAGCTGGCGCTGGCGCACTTCCCACGGGTGATCGGTATCCGCGAGGGGCAGGTGGTGTTTGATTGCCCAGCCGATGCAGTCACCAAACCCATGCTGGATGCGCTTTACGCTAACGAACAGCTGGTATCGCCGCCCACCCAGGGGCCGGCCCTGACTGTGCAGATTCCGCGATGCTGA
- the fecI_9 gene encoding putative RNA polymerase sigma factor FecI (*Name fecI_9): MINDDLSQVYAEHNGWLKQWLYRRLGCSAQAADLAQDTFLRILQAQQKAGASLSLQRPRAYLATVSRRLVYDHFRRQSLERAYLDMLAQLPELFALSAEEQWEMRETLQQLDALLDTFKPVVRSVFLLVQLEGLTYIEVARRLGIGERTVKRHMANALQACILFDEDF, encoded by the coding sequence GTGATAAACGACGATCTGAGTCAGGTCTATGCCGAGCACAATGGATGGCTCAAACAGTGGCTTTACCGCCGGCTGGGCTGTTCGGCACAAGCTGCGGACCTGGCTCAGGACACCTTCCTGCGGATCCTTCAGGCCCAGCAGAAGGCGGGTGCCAGCCTGAGCCTGCAGCGCCCCCGGGCCTACCTGGCAACGGTGAGCCGGCGGTTGGTGTACGACCATTTCCGCCGCCAGTCACTGGAGCGCGCCTACCTGGACATGCTCGCGCAATTGCCTGAGTTGTTCGCGCTGTCCGCCGAAGAACAGTGGGAAATGCGCGAAACCTTGCAGCAACTGGACGCACTGCTCGATACCTTCAAGCCGGTGGTGCGCTCTGTGTTCCTGCTGGTGCAACTGGAGGGCCTGACCTATATCGAAGTGGCGCGCCGCCTGGGCATTGGCGAGCGCACGGTCAAGCGGCACATGGCCAACGCCCTGCAAGCCTGCATTTTGTTTGACGAAGACTTCTGA
- the selU gene encoding tRNA 2-selenouridine synthase (*Name selU): protein MRPDCTDLRQLFLDDVPMMDMRAPVEFAKGAFPGVVNLPLMNDQERQKVGTCFKQQGQAAAITLGHELVSGSIKQARMDAWVAFTQAHPQGYLYCFRGGLRSQIVQGWLRDEAGIQYPRIKGGYKAMRTFLLETTQQAVAQCDFVLLGGLTGTGKTDVLHQLGNVLDLEGHANHRGSSFGKRATAQPAQIDFENQLAIDVLKKRASGIEQFVLEDEGRIVGSCTVPLELYQGMQQYPLVWLEDSFANRVERILRDYVVNLSAEFAAVHGEEDGRRLFTERMLQSMANIYKRLGGERYQRLSAILGQALEEQQRSGAVDLHRGWIEGLLNEYYDPMYAYQRAAKAERIEFAGDAVEVREYLKARAPRKPHK, encoded by the coding sequence ATGCGCCCCGACTGCACCGACTTGCGTCAGCTGTTCCTCGACGATGTGCCGATGATGGACATGCGCGCCCCCGTCGAATTCGCCAAAGGCGCCTTCCCTGGCGTGGTCAACCTGCCGTTGATGAACGACCAGGAGCGGCAGAAGGTCGGCACCTGCTTCAAACAACAGGGTCAGGCAGCCGCCATCACCCTTGGCCACGAGTTGGTCAGCGGCAGCATCAAGCAGGCACGGATGGACGCTTGGGTGGCGTTTACCCAGGCCCACCCGCAAGGCTATCTGTACTGCTTCCGGGGTGGCCTGCGTTCACAGATCGTGCAAGGTTGGCTGCGCGACGAGGCGGGCATCCAGTACCCGCGTATCAAAGGCGGCTACAAAGCCATGCGTACCTTCCTGCTGGAAACCACCCAGCAAGCGGTGGCGCAATGCGATTTCGTGCTGCTGGGCGGCCTTACCGGTACCGGCAAGACGGATGTGCTGCACCAGCTGGGCAATGTGCTGGACCTGGAAGGCCATGCCAACCATCGCGGTTCCAGCTTCGGCAAGCGTGCTACTGCGCAACCGGCGCAGATCGACTTCGAGAACCAGCTGGCTATCGATGTGCTGAAGAAGCGTGCCAGCGGGATCGAGCAATTCGTACTGGAAGATGAAGGCCGCATCGTCGGCAGCTGCACCGTGCCGCTGGAGCTTTACCAAGGCATGCAGCAATACCCGTTGGTGTGGCTGGAAGACAGCTTTGCCAACCGCGTCGAGCGTATCCTGCGTGACTATGTGGTCAACCTGAGTGCCGAGTTCGCCGCTGTTCATGGCGAGGAAGATGGTCGCCGGCTGTTTACCGAACGCATGCTGCAGAGCATGGCCAACATCTACAAGCGCTTGGGTGGCGAGCGTTATCAACGGCTGTCGGCGATACTGGGCCAAGCGCTGGAAGAGCAACAGCGCAGCGGCGCGGTGGACCTGCACCGGGGCTGGATCGAGGGCTTGCTGAACGAGTATTACGACCCGATGTATGCCTACCAGCGTGCGGCGAAGGCAGAGCGTATCGAATTTGCCGGGGATGCGGTGGAAGTGCGCGAGTACCTCAAGGCCCGGGCACCGCGCAAACCGCACAAGTAA
- the phnE_2 gene encoding Phosphate-import permease protein PhnE (*Name phnE_2) produces the protein MLKADTRDPALLPRLLLALLAVAVLWPGIQLSELNPWVLLQAENRQQIASFTRAFWPPAHDADFLALLYEATLQTLAVATAGMALALLLAVPAGLMASRALSLRAASHGGRAGLWSRLLRLPVRGLLIFLRSVPEIVWALLFVRAVGLGPTAGVLAIAITYSGMLGKVYAEIFESVDQRPAHALLQAGSGRLAAFLYGILPNAASEVVSYTVYRWECAVRASVVMGFVGAGGLGQQIDLSMRMFAGAQVASMLLTFLVLVMLADLLSRLLRWRLA, from the coding sequence ATGCTGAAGGCCGACACCCGCGACCCGGCCCTGCTGCCGCGGTTGCTGCTGGCCTTGCTGGCTGTGGCCGTGCTGTGGCCTGGCATTCAGCTGAGCGAGCTGAACCCGTGGGTACTGCTACAGGCTGAGAACCGGCAGCAGATCGCCAGTTTCACCCGCGCCTTCTGGCCACCGGCTCACGATGCCGACTTTCTCGCGTTGCTGTACGAAGCCACTCTGCAGACCCTGGCCGTGGCCACCGCTGGCATGGCGCTGGCATTGCTGCTGGCCGTTCCGGCCGGCCTGATGGCCAGCCGCGCCTTGTCGTTGCGTGCCGCCTCCCATGGCGGGCGCGCCGGGTTGTGGTCGCGGCTGCTGCGCCTGCCGGTGCGTGGGTTGCTCATCTTCTTGCGCAGCGTGCCAGAAATTGTCTGGGCGCTGCTGTTCGTGCGGGCCGTGGGGCTAGGGCCAACGGCGGGCGTGCTGGCGATCGCCATTACCTACAGCGGCATGCTCGGCAAGGTCTATGCCGAGATTTTCGAGTCGGTCGACCAGCGCCCGGCCCATGCCTTGTTGCAGGCGGGCAGTGGCCGGCTGGCGGCGTTTCTGTACGGCATCCTGCCCAATGCTGCATCGGAAGTGGTGTCGTACACCGTGTACCGCTGGGAGTGCGCAGTGCGGGCTTCGGTGGTGATGGGGTTTGTCGGTGCTGGCGGGCTGGGCCAGCAGATTGACCTGTCGATGCGCATGTTCGCCGGTGCGCAGGTAGCGAGCATGTTGCTGACGTTCCTGGTACTGGTGATGCTGGCCGACCTGCTCAGCCGCCTGCTGCGCTGGAGGCTGGCATGA
- the selD gene encoding Selenide, water dikinase (*Name selD), with protein MSEPIRLTQYSHGAGCGCKISPKVLDVILAESGAQALDPKLWVGNASRDDAAVYALDDERGVVSTTDFFMPIVDDPYDFGRIAATNAISDIYAMGGDPLMAIAILGWPVNVLPPEVAREVIRGGRAVCAEAGIPLAGGHSIDAPEPIFGLAVTGVVSKRHLKRNDTATAGCQLYLTKPLGIGILTTAEKKAKLRAQDQGLARDWMCTLNTPGSRFGKLDGVKAMTDVTGFGLLGHLVELAEGSGLTAHLDYAAVPRLPSVDHYLAEGCIPGGTLRNFDSYGHKLGALSDDQKHLLCDPQTSGGLLVAVSPEGEAEFLAVAAELGLQLSPIGKLVERQTHAVEVI; from the coding sequence ATGAGCGAGCCGATTCGCCTGACCCAGTACAGCCATGGTGCCGGCTGTGGTTGCAAGATCTCCCCCAAGGTACTGGACGTGATCCTCGCCGAAAGCGGCGCCCAGGCGCTGGACCCTAAGCTGTGGGTGGGCAACGCCTCGCGCGACGACGCGGCCGTGTATGCGCTGGACGACGAGCGCGGTGTGGTCTCGACCACCGACTTTTTCATGCCGATTGTCGATGACCCCTACGATTTTGGCCGCATCGCCGCCACCAACGCCATCAGCGACATCTACGCCATGGGCGGCGACCCGCTGATGGCCATCGCCATCCTTGGCTGGCCAGTCAACGTGCTGCCCCCGGAGGTTGCCCGTGAAGTGATCCGTGGCGGCCGCGCCGTGTGCGCCGAAGCCGGCATCCCACTGGCCGGCGGCCACTCCATCGACGCCCCCGAGCCAATCTTCGGCCTGGCCGTGACCGGTGTGGTCAGCAAGCGCCACCTCAAGCGCAACGACACCGCCACTGCCGGCTGCCAGCTGTACCTGACCAAGCCACTGGGCATCGGCATCCTCACCACCGCCGAAAAAAAGGCCAAGTTGCGCGCGCAGGACCAGGGCCTGGCCCGCGACTGGATGTGCACCCTCAACACCCCCGGCAGCCGCTTCGGCAAGCTCGACGGGGTAAAAGCCATGACCGACGTCACCGGTTTCGGCCTGCTCGGCCACCTGGTAGAACTGGCCGAAGGCAGCGGCCTGACTGCGCACCTGGACTACGCCGCCGTACCGCGCCTGCCCAGTGTCGACCACTACCTGGCCGAGGGCTGCATCCCCGGCGGCACCCTGCGCAACTTCGACAGCTACGGCCACAAGCTCGGCGCCCTCAGTGACGACCAGAAACACTTGCTGTGCGACCCGCAGACCAGCGGCGGCCTGCTGGTGGCGGTCAGCCCTGAAGGTGAAGCCGAGTTCCTGGCAGTCGCTGCCGAACTGGGCCTGCAGTTGTCGCCCATCGGCAAACTGGTCGAACGACAGACCCACGCAGTCGAGGTGATCTGA
- the phnD1 gene encoding putative ABC transporter phosphite binding protein PhnD1 (*Name phnD1), which produces MLKRPLALAAGLVLSCCAVVVQAAETLRVSAIPDEAPTELQRKFKPLGEYLAKQLGMEVKFVPVADYPAVVESLAADRLDLAWLGGFTFVQVHLKDPTATPLVQREQDAQFTSKFITANPNVKSLADLKGKSFAFGSISSTSGSLMPRYFMLKQDNIKPEEYFSRVAYSGAHDATVAWVQAGKVDGGVLNASVWQKLVDAGKVDTSKVKVFATTPTYFDYNWTVRGNMEPALKEKIKKAFLDLDPANPEHKAILDLQAASRFIETKPENYTGTEQAAREAGLLK; this is translated from the coding sequence ATGCTCAAACGCCCCTTGGCGCTCGCCGCTGGCCTCGTGCTGTCCTGCTGTGCCGTTGTGGTTCAGGCTGCTGAAACCCTGCGGGTCAGCGCCATCCCCGACGAAGCGCCTACCGAACTGCAGCGCAAGTTCAAGCCATTGGGCGAGTACCTGGCCAAGCAGTTGGGCATGGAGGTGAAGTTCGTACCGGTGGCCGATTACCCGGCGGTGGTCGAATCGCTGGCCGCCGACCGCCTGGACCTGGCTTGGCTGGGTGGCTTCACTTTTGTTCAGGTACACCTGAAGGACCCGACAGCCACGCCGCTGGTGCAGCGTGAGCAGGATGCGCAGTTCACCTCCAAGTTCATCACAGCCAACCCCAACGTGAAGAGCCTGGCCGACCTCAAGGGCAAGTCGTTTGCCTTCGGGTCCATCTCGTCCACGTCGGGCAGCCTGATGCCGCGTTACTTCATGCTCAAGCAGGACAACATCAAGCCTGAAGAGTACTTCAGCCGCGTGGCCTATTCTGGCGCCCATGACGCCACCGTGGCCTGGGTGCAGGCTGGCAAGGTCGATGGTGGCGTGCTCAACGCGAGTGTGTGGCAAAAGCTGGTGGATGCCGGCAAGGTCGATACCAGCAAGGTGAAGGTGTTTGCCACCACCCCGACCTACTTCGACTACAACTGGACCGTGCGCGGCAACATGGAGCCGGCGTTGAAAGAAAAGATCAAGAAGGCCTTCCTTGACCTCGACCCAGCCAACCCCGAGCACAAGGCGATTCTCGACCTGCAGGCCGCCAGCCGCTTCATCGAAACCAAGCCTGAGAACTACACGGGCACCGAGCAAGCCGCGCGCGAGGCCGGCCTGCTCAAGTGA
- the phnE_3 gene encoding Phosphate-import permease protein PhnE (*Name phnE_3) encodes MNRVINLLLLGAIAMAVVASFAYLELDLQALVGNGGLGQMGEYAGRFLHPDLSAEHLKAVWRGALETLAMSGLGTLLAMVMGMLLALPAAGRFGWPLQGAARVLLNALRAIPELVWAALTVLAAGLGPNAGTLALALHTAGVLGRLFAEALENAPPEPAAAIRLQGGSQVAAFCFGTLPNLWPQLLAYSLYRWENNIRMASVLGFVGAGGLGQMLYTTLSLFQEAQASTVIIGMLVLVLLVDVLSDALRQRYVRA; translated from the coding sequence ATGAACCGGGTGATCAACCTGCTGCTGCTTGGTGCCATCGCAATGGCAGTAGTGGCCTCGTTCGCTTACCTGGAGCTGGACTTGCAGGCATTGGTCGGCAATGGCGGGTTGGGGCAGATGGGCGAGTATGCCGGGCGTTTCCTGCACCCGGACCTGTCTGCCGAGCACCTGAAGGCAGTGTGGCGTGGGGCGCTGGAGACCCTGGCCATGTCTGGCCTGGGTACCTTGTTGGCAATGGTAATGGGGATGTTGTTGGCGCTGCCGGCAGCGGGGCGGTTCGGCTGGCCTTTGCAGGGGGCGGCGCGGGTGTTGCTGAATGCCCTGCGGGCCATCCCTGAACTGGTGTGGGCGGCGCTGACGGTGCTGGCGGCAGGCCTTGGCCCCAATGCTGGCACCCTGGCCTTGGCGCTGCATACCGCTGGCGTGCTGGGGCGGTTGTTTGCCGAGGCGCTGGAGAACGCACCACCAGAGCCGGCAGCGGCTATCCGCCTGCAGGGCGGCAGCCAGGTAGCGGCGTTCTGCTTTGGCACCTTGCCTAACCTATGGCCGCAGTTGCTGGCCTACAGCTTGTACCGCTGGGAGAACAATATCCGCATGGCCAGTGTGCTGGGGTTTGTCGGGGCGGGTGGCTTGGGGCAGATGCTGTACACCACCTTGAGCCTGTTCCAGGAGGCCCAGGCCAGCACGGTGATCATTGGGATGCTGGTGCTGGTGCTGCTGGTGGATGTGTTGAGCGATGCATTGCGCCAGCGCTATGTGCGGGCCTGA
- the pupA_2 gene encoding Ferric-pseudobactin 358 receptor (*Name pupA_2), whose product MRRFPGHPVLSPLALALRLSCAGLALSVAALPAVAEEAARRSFDVPAGNLAGALGSYAQQAAVSLAFTPETLAGLQSSGLHGLYSVDSGFAVLLAGSGYRVERSENGYRLVAEPQAAASGDAMELGVTTVAGQGMGESTENTGSYAPGLISVGSKSPASLRQTPQSVSTVTRQLIEDQQLTDINQAMKVTPGIVTQSTTFRTQDFLSRGFSIQNLQIDGAAPQALGTAMGSFYSSNIFELAEFDHIEVLRGAAALYGGSGDPGGIINMVRKRPTAYNQLKLTLSAGSWDNYRQEFDLSGPLGWDGRLRGRLVMSNTDRQYFTDNRSTERPLVYGVLEADVTDDTMLTFGARYNKSHENGTNSAVPRYSNGADLNLPRHTGLTKNWAYLDATAREYFAKVDHRFNDDWKLNLSYTNTWDLGLFKSATTLNAVDPVTNTGATWYGTSTRQENEQHLYDGNVSGHFQAFGLDHEVVFGADYQKIDSRWLGTAPYAASGSPANVFDPDELGLRRPWQRA is encoded by the coding sequence ATGCGCCGATTCCCAGGCCACCCCGTCCTCAGCCCGCTAGCCCTGGCCTTGCGCCTGTCCTGCGCCGGGCTGGCCCTTTCCGTTGCGGCCCTGCCGGCCGTGGCCGAGGAGGCCGCCCGCCGTAGCTTCGATGTGCCCGCCGGCAACCTGGCCGGGGCGCTTGGCAGCTATGCCCAACAAGCCGCGGTGTCACTGGCCTTCACCCCCGAAACGCTGGCCGGGCTGCAAAGCAGCGGCCTGCATGGCTTGTATTCGGTGGACAGTGGCTTTGCCGTGCTGTTGGCCGGCAGTGGCTACCGGGTGGAGCGCAGCGAAAACGGCTACCGGTTGGTGGCCGAGCCGCAGGCCGCAGCGAGCGGTGACGCGATGGAGTTGGGCGTGACCACCGTGGCCGGGCAGGGCATGGGCGAGAGTACAGAGAACACCGGTTCCTACGCCCCGGGGTTGATCAGTGTCGGCTCCAAAAGCCCGGCCAGCCTGCGCCAGACGCCGCAATCGGTGTCGACGGTGACCCGCCAGCTGATCGAAGACCAGCAACTCACCGACATCAATCAGGCGATGAAAGTAACGCCGGGTATCGTCACCCAGAGCACCACCTTCCGTACTCAGGACTTCCTCTCGCGCGGCTTCAGCATCCAGAACCTGCAGATCGACGGTGCCGCACCGCAAGCGTTGGGTACCGCGATGGGCTCGTTTTATTCCTCGAACATTTTCGAGCTGGCCGAGTTCGACCACATCGAGGTGCTGCGCGGTGCCGCTGCGCTGTATGGCGGCTCGGGTGACCCTGGCGGCATCATCAACATGGTGCGCAAGCGGCCGACTGCCTACAACCAGCTCAAGCTGACCCTGTCGGCCGGCAGCTGGGACAACTACCGCCAGGAATTCGACCTGTCCGGCCCGCTGGGCTGGGATGGTCGCTTGCGCGGACGCCTGGTGATGTCCAACACCGATCGCCAGTATTTCACCGACAACCGCTCTACCGAGCGGCCGCTGGTTTACGGTGTACTTGAAGCGGACGTAACCGACGACACCATGCTCACCTTCGGTGCCCGCTACAACAAGTCCCACGAGAACGGCACCAACAGCGCGGTGCCCCGCTACAGCAATGGTGCCGACCTGAACTTGCCGCGGCATACCGGCCTGACCAAGAACTGGGCCTACCTCGATGCCACCGCGCGCGAGTACTTCGCCAAGGTTGACCACCGCTTCAACGACGACTGGAAGCTCAACCTCAGCTACACCAATACCTGGGACCTCGGGTTGTTCAAATCAGCAACCACCCTTAACGCGGTAGACCCGGTGACCAATACCGGGGCGACCTGGTACGGCACGTCGACCCGCCAGGAGAACGAGCAGCACTTGTACGACGGTAACGTCTCTGGCCACTTCCAGGCCTTTGGCCTGGACCATGAAGTGGTGTTCGGTGCCGATTACCAGAAGATCGACAGCCGCTGGCTGGGTACCGCGCCTTATGCTGCATCGGGTTCGCCGGCCAATGTGTTCGACCCCGACGAGCTCGGCCTTCGACGACCCTGGCAACGGGCGTGA